CATTCTGCACTTGGTCCTGGGTGGCTTCCTGCACGTAGCCGAGCAGGTGCGCGGCCAGGGTGTGCTGCGGGTAGATGCGCTCCAGGCGCGGGCGCAGCTCCAGGGACGGCACCAGCACCGTGTACTCGTACAGCGCGCTGAGATTCTTCTCCGGCACGTTGCGCGCCAGGATCACCTCGGTCTCCTTGCTGCGGTCGGGTTCGACCGGCTGCCCGTTCCTGACCATGTCCGGCGTAATGCCCGCGAGGTACACGATCTTGTCCCACGAGGGAATGGCCTGCGCCGGGTCGCTCGGGGTGCGCCGGCCGGCGTACACCAGGTCCACGGCGAGGCGGTTGGTGGCGAGCAGCACGCCGTCGCGGGTGCGGATCTCGCCGCGCAGCGCCCGGACGATCTCGTCGCGCTGGAAGTTGCTGGTGGACTGCACCGCGTACTCGCTGTGATCGATGATCTGGAGCTGGTACAGCCGCGCGCCCAGGGCGCCCAGCGCGAGGCTGAAGGCGAACGCGATCCACGTGACCCGCCCCGCGCCATTCGACCGGGCCCGGGCGGGCGCCACGGCGGGCGCGCCGCTGGCCCGGCGCCGCAGGCGGTCGCGGCGGTCGAGGACGTCGCCGGCGCGGCTCACGACAGGGCCTCCGGCGCCGACCGCGGCCCGAAGCCCCACGTCATCACGCGGTCCCACACGCCGGACAGGATAAGTGTTCCCGCGAACATGACCGGAACCGTCCTCACCAGCAGCGGCACCGTCACCAGGTCCGAGCGCAGCCAGTATGTCAGGGCCAGGAACGCCAGCCACTCGCCCGCCACGGCCGCCACCACCGTCAGCAGCGCCTGCACGGGACCGCTGTTCGAGAAGTAGCGCCGGACGAGCAGCACCAGCAGCGCGCCGCCGGCCACCCCGGCCGCGTGCAGGCCCAGCATGCCGCCCCCCAGCACGTCCTGCAGCAGGCCCACGCCGTACGCGGCGGCCAGCGCCCACGCGGGCCGCATCCGCCACGCCAGGCCCGCGCCGGTCAGCAGGAACAGGTCGGGGGCGGGAAGGCCGGCGGCGTCGGTCAGCCGGGACAGCAGGCCCTGCGCGGCGATCAGCAGCACGACCAGCGCGGCGGGCTGCAGCACGCGCCCGGCGCCGCGGCGCGGCAGGCGGCCCAGGGTCACAGGCCCTCCAGGATGGTGACGTCCTCGACCACGCCGACGTCCACGGCGGGCTTCACGATCACCACGCGGTTGAGGTCGTTGGGGCCCAGCGGCATGATCTTCTCGACGGTGCCCACGCGGATGCCCACCGGGAACACGCCGCCCAGGCTGTTCGTGACCAGCACGTCCCCGATCCTGATCGGCACGCTGCGCGAGAACTCGGCCCGCATCCGGTCCGGCGGCAGGCCCTGCGCGAGGCCGCGCCCGCCCTTGTTGCCGTCCAGGCTCACGCCCACGCTGCTCTCGGGATCGACCAGCGCGACCACCGTGCACTGCCGCGCCGCGACGTCGGAGACCTGCCCGACCAGACCGCCGGGCACCGTGACCGGCATGCGGACGCGCACGCCCGCGTTGCGGCCGAGGTTCAGGGTCAGGCGCGCCATCAGTGGGCTGGGCGACACGGCCACCACCTGCGCGATGCCCACGGCGTTGGGTGCCTGCGTGCGAGTGATCACATCGAGTTGCCGCAGGCGCGCGGCCTCGCGGGTGAGCAGTTCATTGCGCTGGCGCAGGACGCCCACCTGCTTTCGGAGGCTGGCGTTCTCGCGCGACAGTTCCCGCTCGTGCACCAGCGTGTCGTAGGCGTGGCGCAGGTTGTCCGCGACCGTCACGCTGATGCGGGTGACCGGCACCGTCGAGGCGCGCAGGGCCGTGGGGGCGACCACCTGGAAGCGCGTGGCCGCCATGCTGATGCCCAGCAGCAGCGCGTACACGACCAGTAAGCGCCGCCAGTTCACGCCGGGCGCAGCTCCGGAGCGTGCGGCTCGTTCCACACGGGCACGCCGGCGGCGCGCAGAAGGCGGATCACCACCGACAGCGGGAAGCCGACCACGGTGCTGTACTCGCCCTCGATCCGCAGGACCAGCGCCATGCCGAGCGCCTGGATGCCGTAGCCGCCGGCCTTGTCGAGCCCCTCGCCGGACGCGGCGTAGTGGGCAATCTCGCCGGGCGTCAGGTCGCGGAAGGTGACGTCCGCGCGGGACACCTCGACGTGCTCGTGTGCGCCGTGCACGACGCCCACGCCGGTGTACACCTGGTGGGTGCGGCCCGCCAGGGTGCGCAGGAAGGCGGCGTTCTCGGCCGCGTCGGCGGGCTTGCCGAGCAGCGTGCCGTCCAGCGCGACCACGGTGTCCGAACCGATCACAACCGCGCCGGGCTCGGCGGCGGCGACCGCCCGGGCCTTCACGAGGGCCAGCTCGCCCGCCAGCGCGTCCGGCTGCGCGGTGGCGCTGTTCTCGGGCTCGCCGCTGACCCGCACGCGGAACGGCACGCCCAGCAGACCCAGCAGCTCGCGCCGCCGCGGACTGCCGGACGCCAGGATCACCTCCGGCACCCCGGTGCGGGGGTGCGCGCCCTCGGGTCCCATCAGTAGCCCTCGCCCGCTCTGTCGCCCGTGACCAGGGCCACGCCGCCGGACGTCCCCAGGCGTGTGGCGCCGGCCTCGATCATGGCCCGCGCGTCCTGCGGGGTCCGCACACCGCCCGCCGCCTTGATCTGCGCGCGGCCCGCGATCACGTCGCGCATCAGGCGCACGTCGTCCAGGGTGGCGCCGCCGGTGCCGAACCCGGTGCTGGTCTTCACGAAGTCCGCGCCGCCCTGCACGGCCGCCTCGGTCGCGCCGCGCTTCTGGTCGTCGGTCAGGTAGCAGGTTTCGATGATCACCTTCAGCACGTGGTCCGGAATCGCCCGGCGCACCGCGCGCACATCGGCCTGCACCGTCTCCCAGTCGCCCGCCAGGGCCGCGCCGATGTGGATCACCATGTCCACCTCGTCCGCGCCGGCCTCGGCGCTCAGGCGGGCCTCGATGGCCTTCTGCTCGGAGGACACGGCGCCCAGGGGAAAACCGCACACGGTGGCGATCTTCACGTCGCTGCCGGTCAGCAGCTCCGCGGCCAGCGGAATGTACACGGGGTTGAGGCACACGGCGTAGAAGCCGTGGTCACGGGCTTCCGCGCACAGCGTGGCGATGTCGGCGGGCGTGGCCGTCGCCTTGAGCAGGGTGTGGTCGATGTACGGCGCGAGCTTCACGCCCTCCAGCATACGCAGCTCTCATGGGAAGAACTCAACCGCCAAACGGTGCAGGCGGGCGGGGCAGCCGGTCCCGCGCCACCCCGGAAGTGCGGCCCTGCGTTAGCCTGGACGCATGACGAGTGCCCCGACGACGCCCGCTCCCGGTGACGCCTTCCCCGAGTTCTCGCTGCCGGACGCGCACGGCCACACGCACGCCCTGTCCGATTTGCAGGGACGCTACGTGGTGCTGTACGCCTACCCCAAGGACGACACGCCCGGCTGCACCAAGGAAGCGTGCGACTTCCGCGACAACGCCCTGCTCAGGGGCCACGGCGCCGCCATCGTGGGCATCAGCGCGGACGACGCCGAGAGCCACGCAGAATTCGCCGAGAAGTTCAGCCTGCCGTTCCCGCTGCTGGTGGACGACGGCGCCGCGTATCTGAAGTCCATCGGCGCGTACGGCGAGAAGAACCTGTACGGCAAGGTCACCCAGGGCATCAAGCGCCAGACCTTCCTGATCGGCCCGGACGGCCGGCTGGTGCGGGCATGGCTGGCCGTGAAGGTGGACGGTCACGCCGACGCGGTCGCGGACGCCATCGACAAGGACCGCGCCCGCCGTGCCTGACCACCCCGTTCCCGATCTGGAGGCCCTGAAGAAGGAAGCGGCTGTACGCGCCACGCACCTGGTGCGCAGCGGCATGCGGGTCGGCCTGGGCACCGGCAGCACCGCCAAGTACGCCATCGAGGAACTCGCGCGGCGGATACAGGCCGGCGAACTCACGGACATCACCGGAGTCGCCACCAGCGAGGCGAGCGACACCCTGGCCCGCAGCCTGGGCCTGCGGGTCGAGGTGCTCGACCCCCGGCCGCTCGACCTCGCCATCGACGGCGCGGACGAGATCGACCCGCAGCTGAATCTGATCAAGGGCCTGGGCGGCGCGCTGCTGCGCGAGAAACTCACCGAGATTCAGGCCCGGCAGCTGGTGATCATCGCGGACCACACCAAGGTCGTGGAGCGGCTGGGCCAGAAGGCGCCGCTGCCCATCGAGATCGCGCGCTTCGGCTTCCTGAGCACCATTGAGCGCCTGCGCGCCCAGCTGCCGGGCGGCCGCCTGCGCCAGCCGGGCGCGCAGCCGTACGTGACCGACAACGGCAACTACATCTACGACGCGCAGCTGCCGGAGACGTTTGACCCGGCCACCCTGGAGCGCCAGCTCAAGGGCACGCTCGGCGTGGTGGACACCGGCTTCTTCCTGGGCATGGCGACGCACGCCTTCGTGGCCGCACCGGACGGCGTGCGGGAACTGGTGCGGCCGGCCTGACCGCGGGCCGCCGGTGACGGGTCGGGGGCGTTCCTGCCCACTCCCCTCAAATCAACCAGAGGGCGTTGGTTCGACGGAACCTGTGACCGCTGGGACTCACACTCCGGTCAGCGCTTCGAGTTGCGCGCGGAACACG
This region of Deinococcus metalli genomic DNA includes:
- a CDS encoding peroxiredoxin gives rise to the protein MTSAPTTPAPGDAFPEFSLPDAHGHTHALSDLQGRYVVLYAYPKDDTPGCTKEACDFRDNALLRGHGAAIVGISADDAESHAEFAEKFSLPFPLLVDDGAAYLKSIGAYGEKNLYGKVTQGIKRQTFLIGPDGRLVRAWLAVKVDGHADAVADAIDKDRARRA
- a CDS encoding Maf family nucleotide pyrophosphatase, translating into MGPEGAHPRTGVPEVILASGSPRRRELLGLLGVPFRVRVSGEPENSATAQPDALAGELALVKARAVAAAEPGAVVIGSDTVVALDGTLLGKPADAAENAAFLRTLAGRTHQVYTGVGVVHGAHEHVEVSRADVTFRDLTPGEIAHYAASGEGLDKAGGYGIQALGMALVLRIEGEYSTVVGFPLSVVIRLLRAAGVPVWNEPHAPELRPA
- the rpiA gene encoding ribose 5-phosphate isomerase A produces the protein MPDHPVPDLEALKKEAAVRATHLVRSGMRVGLGTGSTAKYAIEELARRIQAGELTDITGVATSEASDTLARSLGLRVEVLDPRPLDLAIDGADEIDPQLNLIKGLGGALLREKLTEIQARQLVIIADHTKVVERLGQKAPLPIEIARFGFLSTIERLRAQLPGGRLRQPGAQPYVTDNGNYIYDAQLPETFDPATLERQLKGTLGVVDTGFFLGMATHAFVAAPDGVRELVRPA
- the mreC gene encoding rod shape-determining protein MreC, with amino-acid sequence MNWRRLLVVYALLLGISMAATRFQVVAPTALRASTVPVTRISVTVADNLRHAYDTLVHERELSRENASLRKQVGVLRQRNELLTREAARLRQLDVITRTQAPNAVGIAQVVAVSPSPLMARLTLNLGRNAGVRVRMPVTVPGGLVGQVSDVAARQCTVVALVDPESSVGVSLDGNKGGRGLAQGLPPDRMRAEFSRSVPIRIGDVLVTNSLGGVFPVGIRVGTVEKIMPLGPNDLNRVVIVKPAVDVGVVEDVTILEGL
- a CDS encoding Rod shape-determining protein MreD gives rise to the protein MTLGRLPRRGAGRVLQPAALVVLLIAAQGLLSRLTDAAGLPAPDLFLLTGAGLAWRMRPAWALAAAYGVGLLQDVLGGGMLGLHAAGVAGGALLVLLVRRYFSNSGPVQALLTVVAAVAGEWLAFLALTYWLRSDLVTVPLLVRTVPVMFAGTLILSGVWDRVMTWGFGPRSAPEALS
- the deoC gene encoding deoxyribose-phosphate aldolase codes for the protein MKLAPYIDHTLLKATATPADIATLCAEARDHGFYAVCLNPVYIPLAAELLTGSDVKIATVCGFPLGAVSSEQKAIEARLSAEAGADEVDMVIHIGAALAGDWETVQADVRAVRRAIPDHVLKVIIETCYLTDDQKRGATEAAVQGGADFVKTSTGFGTGGATLDDVRLMRDVIAGRAQIKAAGGVRTPQDARAMIEAGATRLGTSGGVALVTGDRAGEGY